A window of Solanum stenotomum isolate F172 chromosome 3, ASM1918654v1, whole genome shotgun sequence contains these coding sequences:
- the LOC125859408 gene encoding uncharacterized protein LOC125859408 → MGSLICPKPRRPGNINTHSNCLPLRNQAEVFISKGGEELFDLIGKEDGVAARQYASDLSSSPPFFSGSPPCRVMNPLIHDAQFSNQKQHRLSSSPSPSTSPSSSCKGRCARARLGKPHSPNRVEGFDCLNSRMAAMA, encoded by the exons ATGGGTTCACTTATTTGCCCCAAACCTCGTCGGCCTGGAAATATCAATACCCATTCTAACTGCCTTCCTTtaag AAATCAAGCTGAGGTTTTTATTTCAAAAGGGGGTGAAGAACTTTTTGATCTCATTGGTAAAGAG GACGGCGTAGCTGCAAGACAATATGCATCAGATTTGTCATCATCCCCTCCATTCTTCTCTGGTTCACCGCCTTGCAGGGTTATGAATCCATTAATCCATGATGCTCAGTTCTCAAATCAAAAGCAACACCGTTTATCTTCATCGCCAAGTCCATCTACTTCTCCATCATCAAGTTGTAAAGGAAGGTGTGCAAGGGCAAGACTCGGGAAACCTCACTCACCAAATAGAGTAGAGGGCTTTGACTGCCTAAACTCTCGCATGGCTGCTATGGCATAA
- the LOC125859406 gene encoding ribulose bisphosphate carboxylase small subunit, chloroplastic 2 has product MASSVISSAAVATRSNVTQASSMVAPFTGLKSTATFPVSRKQNLDITSIASNGGRVRCMQVWPPINMKKYETLSYLPDLSDEQLLKEIEYLLKNGWVPCLEFETEHGFVYRENHKSPGYYDGRYWTMWKLPMFGCTDATQVLAEVQEAKKAYPQAWVRIIGFDNVRQVQCISFIAYKPEGF; this is encoded by the exons ATGGCTTCCTCTGTTATTTCCTCTGCAGCTGTTGCTACACGCTCCAATGTTACACAAGCTAGCAGCATGGTTGCACCTTTCACTGGTCTCAAATCTACTGCTACTTTCCCTGTTTCAAGGAAGCAAAACCTTGACATCACTTCCATTGCTAGCAATGGTGGAAGAGTTAGGTGCATGCAG GTATGGCCACCAATTAACATGAAGAAGTACGAGACACTCTCATACCTTCCTGATTTGTCTGACGAGCAATTGCTTAAGGAGATTGAGTACCTTTTGAAAAATGGATGGGTTCCTTGCTTGGAATTTGAGACTGAG CACGGATTTGTCTACCGTGAGAACCACAAGTCACCAGGATACTATGATGGAAG GTACTGGACCATGTGGAAGTTGCCCATGTTTGGGTGCACTGATGCCACCCAAGTGTTGGCTGAGGTTCAAGAAGCTAAGAAGGCGTACCCACAAGCATGGGTCAGAATCATTGGATTCGACAATGTGCGTCAAGTGCAGTGTATCAGTTTCATTGCCTACAAGCCAGAAGGCTTCTAA